A genomic stretch from Bosea sp. F3-2 includes:
- a CDS encoding YciI family protein: MPKFVTIGYGDRAGYDRTAPAIRDAAHAQDAALVERGAVIGIAGQPVQVRNPDASGVRTQNGAFMSSQLPVAGFAIIEAADLNEAIDLVSRVPCAIAHGVVEVWPLEEPG, encoded by the coding sequence ATGCCGAAATTCGTGACGATCGGCTATGGCGACCGGGCCGGCTACGACCGCACGGCCCCTGCCATCCGTGACGCAGCCCACGCCCAGGATGCGGCGCTCGTCGAACGCGGCGCCGTGATCGGCATCGCCGGGCAACCGGTTCAGGTGCGCAACCCCGACGCCTCCGGGGTCCGGACGCAGAACGGTGCCTTCATGTCGTCGCAGCTGCCCGTGGCCGGTTTCGCCATCATCGAGGCCGCCGATCTCAACGAAGCCATCGATCTGGTTTCACGGGTCCCCTGCGCCATCGCGCATGGCGTCGTCGAGGTCTGGCCGCTGGAGGAACCGGGGTAG
- a CDS encoding isoprenylcysteine carboxylmethyltransferase family protein: MVAAATALFAAAGTVTIPGFWTYLAILAVVMIVSFAALDPDLLRERMRPGGNRPPLALRLFSLVLLLHWIVAGLDRGRFHWSDDVPGWLQGICLFAVGAGYALALWAMHVNRFFSSVIRIQTDRGHHVVTTGPYAFVRHPGYTAGILIIAASGPALGSWLAAALIVISSLPFLLYRTITEDRILQAELAGYSDYAARVRWRLIPGIW, from the coding sequence GTGGTCGCTGCGGCCACCGCCTTGTTCGCAGCAGCGGGCACGGTCACCATCCCGGGCTTTTGGACGTATCTGGCAATCCTCGCCGTCGTCATGATCGTTTCGTTCGCGGCGCTCGATCCGGACCTCCTGCGCGAACGCATGCGGCCGGGCGGCAACAGGCCGCCGCTCGCGTTGAGGCTGTTCTCGCTGGTTCTGCTCTTGCATTGGATCGTTGCCGGGCTCGACCGTGGTCGCTTCCATTGGAGCGACGACGTGCCCGGCTGGCTGCAAGGCATTTGCCTGTTCGCGGTCGGGGCCGGTTACGCCCTGGCGCTCTGGGCTATGCATGTGAACCGGTTTTTCTCCTCGGTCATCCGCATCCAGACCGACCGTGGTCACCACGTCGTCACCACGGGACCCTACGCCTTCGTCCGCCATCCCGGATACACCGCCGGGATTCTGATTATCGCGGCAAGCGGACCCGCACTCGGATCGTGGCTCGCGGCTGCGCTCATTGTGATCTCCAGCCTGCCGTTTCTGCTCTATCGCACGATCACGGAGGATCGAATTCTGCAGGCGGAGCTCGCAGGCTATTCGGATTACGCCGCGCGGGTCCGGTGGCGGCTCATCCCGGGCATTTGGTGA